One Cupriavidus pauculus DNA segment encodes these proteins:
- a CDS encoding helix-turn-helix domain-containing protein yields the protein MVRKNAMKRARRLARLTQSEIAKRLGLSQSTYHRWESGEIEVPEAKVISLSEALGVSVEYLRGQPEPFDIEGMDEQLPADRKNYGFAAIHFSTGCPPLLLPISDGERSRILIQLDDADTLGIVIQSLDNRTVYIRRAAMGDMYLTGHEVGEGGPEEYGDQYLGVAPDDTFWRIVSQLDSPHDLLAKAEFTEEEVLAVFTHIRPSSPALGGTPSRVEFEGLDWDAVVASVDKKILDRYMDRANCVVWNLPCIGQHDVDVEDDCSIYNAFCFTLEYPYQDVPFVTLDVEGSYKQVAINLSAVNYVSVPTQRYNDGCAEADEEDDR from the coding sequence ATGGTCCGCAAAAACGCGATGAAAAGAGCGAGGCGTCTTGCGCGCTTGACGCAAAGCGAAATTGCAAAGCGGCTCGGCCTGAGCCAATCGACCTATCACAGGTGGGAGTCCGGCGAGATCGAGGTTCCAGAGGCGAAGGTGATTTCTCTGTCGGAGGCACTCGGGGTATCTGTAGAGTACTTGCGAGGGCAGCCTGAGCCATTTGATATCGAGGGAATGGATGAGCAACTTCCTGCAGACAGGAAGAACTACGGATTCGCAGCGATTCACTTTAGTACCGGCTGTCCGCCGTTGCTACTGCCGATATCTGATGGAGAACGCAGTCGCATCCTGATACAGCTGGATGATGCCGACACGCTAGGGATTGTCATCCAATCATTGGATAACAGGACCGTGTACATCCGTCGCGCAGCGATGGGCGACATGTACCTAACCGGCCATGAAGTGGGCGAGGGTGGGCCAGAGGAATATGGTGACCAGTACCTTGGTGTTGCTCCGGATGATACGTTTTGGAGGATAGTGTCACAACTGGACTCCCCCCATGATCTTCTGGCGAAGGCTGAATTCACCGAAGAAGAGGTTCTGGCGGTTTTCACTCATATTCGACCATCCTCGCCCGCTTTGGGCGGGACGCCTAGCAGAGTTGAATTCGAGGGTTTGGATTGGGACGCAGTTGTTGCTTCGGTGGACAAGAAGATCTTGGATCGGTATATGGATCGCGCAAATTGTGTGGTCTGGAACCTGCCATGCATCGGTCAACATGATGTCGACGTGGAGGATGATTGCTCGATTTACAACGCATTCTGCTTCACTCTCGAGTATCCCTACCAGGACGTGCCATTTGTGACTCTCGATGTCGAGGGCTCGTATAAGCAAGTTGCGATCAATCTCTCCGCCGTGAACTATGTTTCTGTACCAACGCAGCGGTACAACGATGGATGTGCAGAAGCCGACGAAGAAGATGACCGCTAG
- a CDS encoding ATP-dependent DNA ligase, which yields MRTRGGADATTWFPEIPATLTGLPAGHHIIDGEMCVLVNGRSDFVQLHERAMRRRWYPGAPPVVLCAFDLLVHAGTDIRGKPIEERQARLAALVSGLPGVLYVSAIDDGAAMWAAVIALQLEGMVAKRVGSAYVAGPSRDWLKIKRPGATLPGFKRDI from the coding sequence TTGCGCACGCGCGGCGGCGCGGATGCCACGACATGGTTTCCGGAGATTCCTGCCACGCTAACCGGTCTGCCCGCTGGCCATCACATCATCGACGGCGAGATGTGCGTGCTGGTCAACGGGCGCTCCGACTTCGTACAGTTGCACGAGCGCGCTATGCGGCGCCGCTGGTATCCGGGCGCACCACCAGTGGTGCTGTGTGCGTTCGATCTGCTGGTGCATGCCGGCACGGACATTCGTGGCAAACCCATCGAGGAGCGCCAGGCACGCTTGGCGGCGTTGGTGTCGGGTTTGCCTGGCGTGCTGTATGTGAGCGCCATCGATGACGGCGCGGCGATGTGGGCTGCCGTGATTGCGCTGCAGCTTGAGGGAATGGTGGCGAAGCGCGTAGGCAGCGCCTACGTGGCTGGGCCCTCGCGCGACTGGCTCAAGATCAAGAGACCGGGCGCCACCCTTCCCGGCTTCAAGCGCGATATCTGA
- the tnpA gene encoding IS66-like element accessory protein TnpA, whose protein sequence is MIQDEIDLFPLQAVRVRSNGKRDYEPAAKRRLIEFCLQSGASVSGTALKAGINANQLRKWIRDYRDSVQARGALPAFVPVVQEVQDSRPIETLAKVAVPRHEAASATGDPPPRQAQPLALLSAKLPNGVSLELECSERDVGLVKAMIEALSGDR, encoded by the coding sequence ATGATCCAAGACGAGATTGACCTATTTCCGCTGCAGGCGGTGCGAGTCCGCTCCAATGGGAAGCGCGACTACGAGCCAGCGGCCAAGCGGCGTCTGATTGAGTTCTGTCTTCAATCGGGAGCATCGGTCTCGGGCACGGCGCTCAAGGCCGGTATCAACGCTAACCAGTTGCGCAAATGGATTCGGGACTACCGAGATTCAGTGCAGGCGCGAGGTGCGTTGCCGGCATTCGTGCCGGTTGTCCAGGAGGTTCAGGATTCGCGGCCAATCGAGACACTTGCAAAGGTTGCGGTGCCGCGTCACGAAGCGGCATCAGCGACTGGCGATCCGCCACCGCGGCAAGCGCAACCGCTGGCGCTCTTGAGCGCAAAGCTGCCCAACGGTGTATCACTTGAGCTCGAATGCAGCGAGCGAGACGTTGGGCTCGTAAAGGCAATGATCGAAGCACTGAGTGGAGACCGTTGA
- the tnpB gene encoding IS66 family insertion sequence element accessory protein TnpB (TnpB, as the term is used for proteins encoded by IS66 family insertion elements, is considered an accessory protein, since TnpC, encoded by a neighboring gene, is a DDE family transposase.) produces MFRLDAELRVYLHRDAVDFRKNINGLALLVEQTLGLDPFASAVFVFRNQRADRIKILGWDRNGFWLLLKRLEADRFAWPREAAVATLTVEQLHWLLEGIDIEAMRRHPHREYHRAA; encoded by the coding sequence ATGTTTCGGCTCGACGCTGAGCTGCGGGTGTATCTGCATCGCGACGCAGTGGACTTCCGTAAGAACATCAACGGCCTGGCACTGCTGGTCGAGCAGACGCTCGGGCTGGATCCGTTTGCATCGGCTGTATTTGTGTTCCGTAACCAGCGGGCCGATCGCATCAAGATTCTCGGGTGGGATCGCAACGGCTTCTGGCTATTGTTGAAGCGATTGGAGGCGGACCGGTTTGCCTGGCCACGCGAGGCGGCTGTGGCTACGCTGACGGTCGAACAGTTGCACTGGCTGCTCGAGGGAATCGACATCGAGGCGATGCGCCGGCACCCGCACCGAGAATACCATCGCGCTGCGTGA
- the tnpC gene encoding IS66 family transposase yields the protein MPSTPVTVTAAELQLLRDAERELKAILAEREAIKGELRVMTVQRDLLLEQLKAFQRKLFAAKSEARGSEQKDLFLNEAEALATAAAQPAQEEEGTPETEVAGHKRKKRGRKPLDPALPRVEVRHELPESERVCPLDGQALVEIGVEVSEQLDIVPQQVRVIQHQRVKYACPCCDGGIKTTPAPARIIPKGLLTESALAWCITSKYQDGLPLYRQAALLHRFGGDLSRGTLAASIVRVGQAVQPIINLLRDHLLEADVVYGDETTVQVLKEPGRPAQRKSFLWAQMNGTGPPVRLFAYSPTRETKQATALYAGIKPGAVLMTDGYAPYDDVANTYQLVHLGCWAHARRYLVEAEQALPKDKRPDHPVTGFLQRIGKLFAIESHTLKMKPEQRQQVRAEQSQPLLAEIETMLLQHLHTVLPQSLFGKALHYLHGQWPKLVRYIENGTWPISNNPCENAIRPFVIGRRNFLFCDTVAGANASASLYSLVETCKANDVDPYQYLVALFKALPHAQTADDYEALLPWRLKPSTV from the coding sequence ATGCCATCCACGCCCGTCACCGTTACCGCCGCCGAGCTGCAACTGTTGCGAGACGCCGAGCGCGAGCTCAAGGCAATACTCGCGGAACGCGAGGCAATCAAGGGCGAACTGCGTGTGATGACGGTCCAGCGAGACCTGCTCTTGGAACAGCTCAAGGCGTTTCAGCGTAAGCTGTTCGCCGCAAAGAGCGAGGCGCGAGGCTCGGAGCAGAAGGACTTGTTCCTCAATGAGGCCGAGGCCTTGGCGACGGCGGCCGCGCAGCCGGCGCAGGAAGAAGAAGGTACGCCCGAGACCGAAGTGGCCGGACACAAACGCAAGAAGCGCGGCCGCAAGCCGCTCGACCCGGCGCTGCCCCGTGTCGAGGTTCGTCACGAACTACCCGAATCGGAACGCGTCTGCCCCCTCGATGGCCAGGCTCTGGTCGAGATTGGCGTCGAGGTCAGCGAACAGCTCGACATCGTGCCGCAGCAGGTCCGCGTGATCCAGCACCAGCGGGTCAAGTACGCCTGCCCATGCTGCGACGGCGGCATCAAGACGACGCCGGCACCGGCGCGCATTATTCCCAAGGGACTCCTTACCGAATCGGCGCTGGCCTGGTGCATCACCTCGAAGTATCAGGATGGCCTGCCGCTGTACCGCCAGGCAGCGCTGCTGCATCGCTTCGGCGGGGACCTCTCTCGCGGCACCCTGGCCGCAAGCATAGTGCGAGTAGGCCAGGCGGTGCAGCCAATCATCAACCTGCTGCGTGACCATCTGCTGGAAGCAGACGTCGTGTACGGTGACGAGACAACGGTACAGGTGCTCAAGGAGCCCGGCAGGCCTGCCCAGAGAAAGAGCTTCCTATGGGCGCAGATGAATGGCACAGGGCCGCCGGTACGGTTGTTTGCCTATAGCCCGACACGCGAGACAAAGCAGGCTACGGCTCTCTATGCCGGCATCAAGCCTGGGGCGGTGTTGATGACCGACGGCTATGCACCATACGACGACGTCGCAAACACCTATCAGTTGGTGCATCTCGGATGCTGGGCACACGCGCGCCGCTACCTGGTCGAGGCGGAGCAAGCCTTGCCCAAGGACAAGCGCCCCGACCACCCGGTCACCGGATTCCTGCAGCGCATCGGCAAGCTGTTTGCCATCGAAAGCCACACGCTCAAGATGAAGCCGGAACAACGGCAGCAGGTTCGCGCCGAACAAAGCCAGCCGCTGCTGGCCGAGATCGAAACGATGCTGCTGCAACATCTGCATACCGTGCTGCCGCAAAGCCTGTTCGGCAAGGCGCTGCACTACCTGCATGGGCAGTGGCCAAAGCTCGTGCGCTACATCGAGAACGGAACCTGGCCGATCTCGAACAATCCCTGCGAGAACGCGATTAGGCCATTCGTGATCGGACGGAGAAACTTCCTCTTCTGCGACACCGTGGCCGGTGCCAACGCTAGCGCAAGTCTTTACTCGCTGGTGGAAACCTGCAAGGCCAACGACGTCGATCCGTATCAGTATCTCGTTGCCTTGTTCAAGGCGTTGCCACACGCACAGACCGCCGACGACTACGAGGCTCTGCTGCCCTGGAGGCTCAAGCCCTCAACCGTCTAG
- a CDS encoding SOS response-associated peptidase family protein, producing MFGVEPPSDEWRAEAWRDYPAPIIRAGDHGQRECVLAGFGMVPKAEIKRRNEETMQRTGAPPKVRDYDTMNARLETIGKLQSFAKYWRECRLALVGATAVYEPCWETGKAVRWRIGLPDGEPFAIAGLWRDWPDGSATFTMPTVAAETHALMRRMHAPGKEKRSVVILPRDEWDDWLNCRDPELARSFLRLYPADAMVAEAAPAPPRKKAVEA from the coding sequence GTGTTCGGCGTCGAGCCGCCTTCCGACGAATGGCGTGCAGAGGCGTGGCGAGACTACCCTGCCCCGATCATCCGCGCCGGCGACCACGGCCAACGGGAATGCGTGCTGGCAGGTTTTGGGATGGTGCCCAAAGCGGAGATAAAGCGGCGCAATGAGGAGACGATGCAACGGACTGGCGCTCCCCCAAAGGTGCGGGACTACGACACCATGAACGCCCGCTTGGAAACCATTGGCAAGCTCCAGTCGTTTGCAAAGTACTGGCGTGAATGCCGGCTCGCGCTTGTGGGGGCCACCGCTGTGTATGAGCCCTGCTGGGAGACAGGCAAGGCCGTGCGGTGGCGTATCGGGCTACCTGATGGCGAGCCCTTCGCCATTGCCGGCTTGTGGCGCGATTGGCCGGACGGCTCGGCCACCTTCACGATGCCAACGGTTGCGGCCGAAACCCATGCTCTCATGCGGCGCATGCACGCGCCAGGCAAAGAGAAACGCAGCGTAGTGATCTTGCCTCGCGACGAGTGGGATGATTGGTTGAACTGCCGCGATCCGGAACTCGCCCGCAGCTTCCTGCGGCTCTATCCGGCTGATGCCATGGTGGCCGAGGCAGCACCGGCACCACCGCGCAAGAAAGCCGTCGAGGCCTAG
- a CDS encoding ECs_2282 family putative zinc-binding protein — MNYTTEGSEMLQEGKYDRTVQLQCPTCGGTDFASIENAPVPELLKCTRCGREISRENLVSENGAHIQAHVDEVKAEVVADIKKEIANIFKGSGFKLK; from the coding sequence ATGAACTACACCACAGAGGGATCAGAAATGTTGCAAGAGGGAAAGTACGACAGGACAGTCCAACTGCAGTGCCCCACATGTGGCGGCACTGACTTCGCCAGCATCGAGAACGCGCCAGTTCCGGAGCTGCTGAAGTGCACGCGTTGCGGACGTGAGATTTCCCGCGAGAACCTGGTGAGCGAGAACGGTGCTCACATACAAGCCCATGTAGATGAGGTGAAGGCAGAGGTAGTGGCTGACATCAAGAAAGAGATCGCCAACATCTTCAAGGGCTCGGGGTTCAAGCTGAAATGA
- a CDS encoding AAA family ATPase, with amino-acid sequence MTATEVEIDPYPYTDFASLAYPPQFAAEALGVSPQTLKIIERDNDLKISRVPRGSVEVRNYSLNDIFQIARIRRESKHIKGFTRPITISVFVPKGGTAKTTTTCNLAIQFSLMGLKVLVIDNDQQADVSTMMGYDPDLTAEELIDMGIPGERSINGHIGNLMRVGNFYQPMSLEEVVKKPFGEHGPHLIPAEDSLDDMDSALRSANGSDFRYSLFFEQARTGALPHCNLSSYDVIIMDNAPAGSLLSRNSMVAADFLICPIRMDKFSFRALSRLAFRLGEFAKDFKRAPEIVAIPTMYVRNRPRVERNMASLISLFPGKVTESRLYHSEDYSKSLEDGVPLSLWRTGTENSLGAMREVFEELVARIRAVTEVAK; translated from the coding sequence ATGACCGCAACTGAGGTAGAAATCGATCCCTATCCCTATACGGACTTTGCGAGCCTGGCTTACCCGCCTCAGTTTGCTGCCGAAGCACTAGGGGTTAGCCCACAAACACTCAAGATCATCGAACGCGACAACGACCTGAAGATTTCTCGGGTGCCCCGGGGGTCGGTCGAAGTCCGCAACTACTCGCTGAACGATATCTTTCAGATCGCGCGAATTCGGCGAGAGAGCAAGCACATCAAGGGCTTCACGCGGCCCATCACCATTTCGGTCTTCGTCCCGAAGGGCGGTACCGCGAAAACCACCACCACTTGCAACCTGGCCATTCAGTTTTCCCTGATGGGTTTGAAGGTGCTGGTGATCGACAATGATCAGCAAGCTGACGTGTCGACCATGATGGGCTATGACCCTGACCTTACGGCGGAAGAACTCATTGACATGGGTATCCCTGGCGAAAGGTCCATCAATGGGCACATCGGCAACCTGATGCGCGTTGGCAACTTCTACCAACCGATGTCGCTTGAAGAGGTCGTCAAGAAGCCCTTTGGTGAGCACGGCCCGCACCTGATCCCTGCGGAAGACTCGTTGGACGATATGGACTCTGCTCTGCGCAGCGCCAATGGCTCGGACTTCCGCTATTCGCTGTTCTTCGAGCAGGCTCGCACTGGCGCCCTGCCCCACTGCAACTTGTCCAGCTATGACGTGATCATCATGGACAACGCACCAGCGGGTTCGCTGCTTTCCCGAAACTCGATGGTGGCTGCGGACTTCCTGATCTGCCCGATTCGCATGGACAAGTTCTCATTCCGGGCACTCTCCCGTCTCGCGTTCCGGCTGGGTGAGTTCGCCAAGGATTTCAAGCGTGCGCCGGAGATTGTCGCGATCCCCACGATGTACGTTCGCAACCGGCCGCGCGTTGAACGGAACATGGCCAGCCTCATCAGCCTGTTTCCCGGTAAGGTGACTGAGAGCCGCTTGTACCATTCGGAGGACTACTCCAAGAGCCTCGAGGACGGCGTTCCGCTGTCGCTCTGGCGCACCGGCACTGAAAATTCGCTCGGGGCAATGCGGGAAGTCTTCGAGGAGTTGGTCGCGCGCATCCGCGCAGTTACGGAGGTCGCTAAATGA
- a CDS encoding ParB/RepB/Spo0J family partition protein, producing MDQIDVSPHQPRLVFDQDALASLTSTIDLVGLNNPITVRRKDDGRFELIAGERRFRAFQLKHEAYIPGFVRDLGEKEAAILAMTDNDAREDLSDFERALGYQRLLKLGHCLNQMDISRCVGRSMATVSRCLAYFKLPQVVIDMLMQRPGLIGTKVVADFVAFHEQGCTELVIAAVVKVEKGMSQENALNWLKAEARKLTNPAAVVIPRRLQMSGKPVADAKIDGRNLILKCPKDVNPELLLRTIEKFLSEAAADDLDEAA from the coding sequence ATGGACCAGATTGATGTCAGCCCACATCAGCCTCGGCTCGTCTTTGATCAAGACGCCCTTGCTTCGCTGACAAGCACCATTGATCTCGTTGGGCTGAACAATCCGATTACCGTCCGACGCAAGGATGACGGTCGTTTTGAGCTCATTGCCGGCGAGCGTCGCTTCAGGGCGTTCCAACTGAAGCATGAGGCATATATTCCAGGCTTTGTCCGTGATCTTGGCGAGAAGGAAGCCGCGATCCTCGCAATGACGGACAACGATGCCCGGGAAGACCTGTCTGATTTCGAACGAGCCCTGGGCTATCAGCGATTGCTGAAGTTGGGGCATTGCCTCAACCAAATGGATATCTCCCGGTGTGTCGGTCGAAGCATGGCCACCGTCAGTCGGTGCTTGGCTTACTTCAAGTTGCCGCAGGTAGTGATTGACATGCTCATGCAGAGGCCGGGGCTGATTGGCACTAAGGTTGTGGCTGATTTCGTCGCGTTCCATGAGCAGGGCTGCACCGAGCTGGTGATAGCGGCCGTTGTTAAGGTAGAAAAGGGCATGTCCCAGGAGAATGCCTTGAACTGGCTGAAGGCCGAGGCCCGGAAGCTCACGAACCCCGCGGCTGTCGTGATCCCACGCCGCCTGCAGATGTCCGGGAAACCGGTCGCTGACGCCAAGATCGACGGGCGGAACCTCATTCTGAAGTGTCCGAAAGACGTCAATCCGGAGCTGCTACTCCGTACGATCGAGAAATTCCTCTCCGAGGCTGCAGCGGATGACCTTGACGAGGCAGCATAG
- a CDS encoding replication initiation protein: MSNLPKNIQEQLGFDIFNAVREELGPSTAITESTRDIGYRKTNVLIDVTPMSLVARRAINALWLTVSENPDLEHYDIELGYFKWLAKFETSNNVAHLKKALRECQSSSVQVSVERKGGGDPQWVSVPLLGSVGIAGGRVVFKVDEMIRRQLKDPKRYTYLSLRMSAALSQYAYILYERLGALRFMGTTNWLPIEEVRKWVNADAVKSLTEYKQFKRLVLDKNIAQINELTDLYVEYETKTAQGSRRVAAIRFKLRDNAEGKLVLDFAQPHELKDLYETLVKGFGLSTRQINEIISNREVNTDERIRAAIELVRYRVKVGGVKSPGAYLMTAIKEGWALSEMEREAAFGSPAEAVPSKPMVPVAEIEFARNLERDIEEGLAIFASMTDDERLAVLDGLYKETTFQMAARRQKVKARPDEAAIMARKALKVELAQYVKRQAEEQKAA; encoded by the coding sequence ATGTCTAATCTCCCAAAAAACATCCAGGAGCAGCTGGGTTTCGATATCTTCAACGCTGTCCGCGAGGAGCTCGGGCCTAGTACCGCAATCACTGAATCCACGCGCGACATTGGGTACCGCAAAACCAATGTTCTGATTGACGTCACCCCTATGTCCCTCGTGGCAAGGCGGGCCATCAATGCGTTGTGGCTCACGGTGTCGGAGAACCCGGATCTTGAGCATTACGATATCGAGCTCGGCTACTTCAAATGGCTCGCTAAGTTCGAAACATCGAACAACGTCGCGCACCTCAAGAAGGCCCTGCGCGAGTGCCAGAGCTCATCGGTTCAAGTCTCTGTTGAGCGCAAGGGCGGCGGCGACCCGCAATGGGTGTCAGTGCCGCTTCTTGGTTCTGTAGGGATCGCAGGCGGGCGCGTTGTGTTCAAGGTCGACGAGATGATCCGTCGACAACTCAAAGATCCGAAGCGCTATACCTATCTATCCTTGCGCATGTCTGCGGCACTCAGCCAGTACGCGTACATCCTGTATGAGCGTTTGGGCGCCCTTCGATTCATGGGGACTACGAACTGGCTTCCGATCGAAGAGGTCAGGAAGTGGGTCAATGCTGACGCGGTCAAATCACTCACCGAGTACAAGCAGTTCAAGCGGTTGGTTCTGGATAAGAACATTGCCCAAATCAATGAACTGACCGATCTCTACGTTGAGTACGAAACGAAGACCGCGCAGGGTTCGCGACGCGTTGCGGCGATTCGATTCAAGCTTAGGGACAACGCAGAGGGCAAGCTCGTTCTGGACTTTGCGCAACCACATGAGCTGAAGGATCTGTATGAGACTCTCGTTAAGGGCTTTGGGCTGAGCACCAGGCAGATCAATGAGATCATCAGCAATCGCGAAGTGAACACGGATGAGCGAATCCGTGCGGCGATTGAGCTCGTGAGGTACCGAGTCAAAGTTGGAGGGGTGAAATCGCCTGGTGCCTACCTAATGACCGCGATCAAAGAGGGTTGGGCACTTAGCGAAATGGAGCGCGAGGCGGCGTTTGGTAGCCCAGCCGAAGCAGTCCCGAGTAAGCCAATGGTACCGGTCGCTGAGATCGAGTTTGCGCGCAATCTTGAGCGCGATATCGAAGAAGGTCTGGCTATCTTCGCCTCGATGACGGACGACGAACGACTTGCTGTCCTTGATGGACTGTACAAGGAGACTACGTTCCAGATGGCTGCGCGGCGGCAGAAGGTAAAGGCTAGGCCGGATGAGGCGGCAATCATGGCTCGTAAGGCACTGAAGGTCGAACTGGCCCAATACGTGAAGCGACAGGCAGAGGAACAGAAGGCTGCCTGA